A genomic window from Rhizobiaceae bacterium includes:
- a CDS encoding PepSY domain-containing protein, giving the protein MRLALTILACVAVLPVGQALADDECFVPMADWKPRETIVTLAAQNGWTVRRIKIDDGCYEIDGTDAEGQRIEVTVHPSTLEILEIEHRNSDGHRRRDGEGRHDDQ; this is encoded by the coding sequence ATGCGGCTCGCTCTGACAATTCTCGCATGTGTCGCGGTGCTGCCTGTAGGACAGGCGCTCGCCGACGACGAATGCTTCGTGCCGATGGCGGACTGGAAGCCGAGGGAGACCATTGTCACCCTCGCTGCCCAGAATGGCTGGACGGTGCGTCGCATCAAGATCGACGACGGCTGCTACGAGATCGACGGCACCGACGCTGAGGGCCAACGAATCGAGGTGACCGTCCATCCGTCGACCCTGGAAATTCTCGAAATCGAACACAGGAACAGCGACGGCCATCGGCGCCGCGACGGAGAAGGCCGCCATGACGATCAATGA
- a CDS encoding ferric reductase-like transmembrane domain-containing protein, whose translation MRHIKIAFWGLLALLSILWLAAEPSVFQTESFMALRGAMVQYSGVIAMGAMSVAMVLALRPRWPERWFGGLDKMYRLHKWLGIAALGVSVVHWLWSQGPKWAVGWGWLERPVRGERPAIVNPVEAFLMNLRGSAEGVGEWAFYAAVLLIALALIKYFPYRLFYKTHRLLAIAYLVLAFHSPVLTEFRYWTSPLGMVMLLLLGAGTYAAGIVLLRRVGIDRQVQGRVASLHYYPGVRALETEIEVPQGWPGHRPGQFAFASSDSSEGAHPYTIASGWNDKDRRITFVTKELGDHTNRLREKLHVGQNVKIEGPYGCFDFNNGQPRQIWIGGGIGITPFIAGMKHIAMERQANPDQPLPMIDLFHTTAEYDETAIAKLKADAGAANIRLHVLIDARDGLLTGERIRAQVPQWREASIWFCGPLGFGEALRRDFAAQGLPVGERFHQELFAMR comes from the coding sequence ATGCGACACATCAAAATTGCGTTCTGGGGCCTTCTGGCGTTGCTGAGCATTCTGTGGCTGGCAGCCGAACCTTCGGTTTTCCAGACGGAGAGTTTCATGGCATTGCGCGGCGCGATGGTCCAGTACAGCGGCGTCATCGCCATGGGCGCAATGAGCGTGGCGATGGTTCTGGCGCTACGGCCGCGCTGGCCTGAGCGATGGTTCGGCGGGTTGGACAAGATGTACCGCCTGCACAAGTGGCTTGGCATCGCAGCCTTGGGTGTCTCCGTGGTTCATTGGCTTTGGAGCCAAGGGCCGAAATGGGCAGTGGGCTGGGGCTGGCTTGAGCGTCCGGTGCGCGGCGAAAGGCCGGCGATCGTAAACCCGGTCGAAGCATTCCTCATGAATTTACGCGGTTCTGCGGAAGGGGTAGGCGAATGGGCGTTCTATGCCGCGGTGCTGCTGATCGCATTGGCGCTCATCAAGTATTTCCCATACCGGCTCTTCTACAAGACCCATCGCCTGCTCGCCATTGCCTATCTGGTGCTGGCGTTCCATTCGCCTGTGCTGACCGAGTTCCGCTATTGGACCTCACCGCTTGGCATGGTGATGTTGCTGCTGCTGGGCGCAGGAACCTATGCCGCAGGGATAGTACTGCTGCGCCGCGTCGGTATTGACCGTCAGGTTCAAGGCAGGGTCGCCTCGCTCCATTATTACCCCGGCGTGCGGGCGCTCGAGACTGAGATCGAGGTGCCGCAGGGCTGGCCCGGCCACCGACCGGGGCAGTTTGCTTTCGCGTCATCGGACAGTTCCGAAGGCGCACATCCCTACACCATCGCTTCGGGTTGGAATGACAAGGATCGTCGGATCACCTTCGTCACCAAGGAATTGGGCGATCATACCAACCGGCTGCGCGAGAAGCTGCATGTTGGACAGAATGTGAAAATAGAAGGGCCATATGGCTGCTTCGACTTCAACAACGGCCAACCGCGGCAGATCTGGATCGGTGGCGGCATTGGCATCACACCGTTCATTGCCGGCATGAAGCACATCGCGATGGAGCGGCAGGCAAATCCGGATCAGCCATTGCCGATGATCGACCTGTTTCATACGACCGCCGAGTACGACGAGACAGCCATCGCCAAATTGAAGGCAGATGCCGGGGCCGCGAACATCCGCCTGCATGTCCTTATCGACGCCCGCGATGGGCTCCTGACTGGCGAACGCATCCGTGCGCAGGTGCCGCAATGGCGTGAGGCCAGTATATGGTTTTGCGGTCCTCTGGGTTTTGGCGAGGCGCTACGGAGGGATTTTGCAGCACAAGGGCTGCCTGTAGGCGAGCGGTTTCATCAGGAGCTTTTTGCGATGCGATGA
- a CDS encoding PepSY domain-containing protein yields the protein MIRAFHRWPGLLALALVTLLAASGAVLSVFPMAERITAPQAERVMSIADLATRIQSVYPGVEQVKRSPSGRITAYWFDGDAPGSAVIDPATGTGVASADPNQVERWLTNLHRSLFLDDAGRVVMAAGAVAMLILALSGAMLVARRAGGWSHWFAPLRGPLSGRIHVSLARGAVFGLALSSATALWMTASTFGFLPDKAIVPEPPSTVSNATGAPLASMPLLATTPVSSLRELSFPYPGDATDVFTLKTDGGTGYLDQGTGATLGWSDLSGWERVSETIYMLHTGQGASLLGLLLGLTSLAVPVMGVTGALIWLAGRTGHPRIRNNVTPGRAETVILVGSEGGSTWGFAATLHSALTRAGQRVHIAPMSAFDPARFSGARRYVVLAATYGDGDAPASAKGFLDRLARLPAAPDAPLAVLGFGDRSFPGFCAYAEAVAVAAEDKGWPLLLPFDTVDRQSPQEFARWGQALGEALVIDLELNHQPVHPKTEALTLVSRRDYGQEVQAPTAILRFALPRLSIWHRLTGRGFARFQAGDLLGIVPEGSPVPRLYSLASGSRDGFVEIVVRKHVGGLCSGALMALEPGETVAAFIRRNPTFHSGRGRVPLILIGAGTGIGPLAGFIRANASRRPIHLFFGMRHPGSDFFYREELDAWAAEGRLSGLSTAVSRGARPRYVQDALSANHLDLVRAIREGARVMVCGGRQMAAGVTEAMTQMLEPLGMSPAMLKAEGRYVEDVY from the coding sequence ATGATCCGTGCCTTCCACCGCTGGCCGGGTCTCCTGGCTCTGGCCCTCGTGACGCTCCTCGCCGCCAGCGGCGCGGTGCTGTCCGTCTTCCCGATGGCGGAACGGATCACCGCGCCGCAGGCGGAACGGGTGATGAGCATTGCGGACCTCGCCACTCGGATTCAGTCCGTCTATCCCGGGGTCGAGCAGGTCAAGCGCTCGCCTTCCGGCCGCATCACCGCCTATTGGTTCGACGGCGACGCGCCGGGTTCGGCCGTCATCGACCCGGCGACAGGAACCGGCGTGGCTTCAGCAGATCCCAACCAGGTCGAGCGCTGGCTGACCAACCTTCACCGCTCGCTGTTCCTCGACGATGCTGGTCGCGTGGTCATGGCGGCGGGAGCGGTAGCCATGCTCATCCTCGCCCTCTCCGGCGCCATGCTGGTTGCACGGCGCGCGGGCGGATGGAGCCACTGGTTCGCTCCTCTGCGGGGCCCTCTGTCGGGGCGCATCCATGTCTCGCTCGCGCGGGGCGCTGTTTTCGGACTTGCCCTGTCGTCGGCGACGGCCCTCTGGATGACGGCCTCGACCTTCGGATTCCTTCCCGACAAGGCGATCGTTCCAGAGCCGCCTTCGACGGTCAGCAACGCGACCGGCGCTCCGCTGGCATCGATGCCGCTGCTCGCCACGACGCCTGTTTCAAGCCTGCGCGAGCTGAGCTTTCCCTATCCGGGCGACGCGACCGACGTCTTTACGCTCAAGACTGATGGCGGGACCGGCTATCTCGACCAGGGAACCGGGGCAACGCTCGGTTGGTCAGACCTGAGTGGCTGGGAGCGCGTCTCCGAGACCATTTATATGCTCCACACCGGACAGGGCGCCTCGCTTCTCGGCCTGTTGCTCGGGCTCACGTCGCTCGCCGTCCCGGTGATGGGCGTTACGGGGGCGCTTATCTGGCTGGCGGGTCGCACCGGCCACCCAAGAATCCGCAACAACGTCACGCCGGGCCGCGCGGAGACGGTAATCCTGGTCGGGAGCGAGGGCGGCAGCACCTGGGGTTTTGCTGCGACCTTGCACTCGGCGCTGACCCGTGCCGGGCAGCGCGTCCACATCGCGCCGATGTCGGCCTTCGATCCCGCCCGTTTTTCCGGCGCGCGCCGCTACGTCGTGCTTGCCGCCACCTACGGCGACGGTGACGCGCCCGCTTCGGCGAAAGGATTCCTGGATCGCCTGGCCCGGCTCCCCGCCGCGCCGGATGCGCCATTGGCGGTACTGGGCTTCGGCGACCGGAGCTTTCCTGGCTTCTGCGCCTACGCCGAGGCGGTCGCCGTCGCGGCGGAGGACAAGGGCTGGCCACTTCTCCTGCCCTTCGACACGGTGGACCGTCAGTCGCCGCAGGAGTTCGCGCGCTGGGGCCAAGCGCTTGGTGAAGCGCTTGTCATCGACCTGGAACTTAACCATCAACCTGTCCATCCCAAGACCGAGGCGCTCACGCTTGTCTCACGTCGCGACTACGGCCAGGAGGTCCAGGCTCCGACGGCGATCCTGCGCTTCGCCCTGCCGCGCCTGTCTATATGGCATCGGCTGACAGGACGGGGATTCGCCCGTTTCCAGGCAGGGGACCTGCTCGGCATCGTACCGGAGGGATCGCCTGTGCCGCGCCTCTATTCGCTTGCCTCGGGCAGCCGGGACGGCTTCGTGGAGATCGTAGTGCGCAAGCACGTCGGCGGCCTCTGCTCAGGTGCGCTCATGGCGCTCGAGCCCGGCGAAACGGTCGCCGCCTTCATCCGCCGCAATCCAACGTTCCACTCGGGCCGTGGCCGCGTTCCCCTGATCCTCATCGGGGCAGGAACGGGAATAGGACCGCTCGCCGGCTTTATCCGCGCCAACGCATCCCGGCGGCCGATCCACCTGTTCTTCGGCATGCGTCATCCGGGCAGCGACTTTTTCTACCGCGAAGAACTGGATGCCTGGGCAGCCGAGGGCAGGCTCTCCGGCCTGTCCACAGCGGTGTCTCGCGGGGCACGGCCACGCTACGTCCAGGACGCGCTCAGCGCCAACCATCTCGACCTCGTCCGCGCGATAAGAGAAGGGGCGCGGGTCATGGTCTGCGGTGGGCGGCAGATG
- a CDS encoding ATP-binding protein, producing the protein MRRPRSLQGRLLLSLGTVLLVIWIGAAWATALLLRHEIAEVFDSSLQETAQRLLPLAVQDIVGREDGDVASQRLGAIRSHNELLTYVVRDDKGQILLQSHVADLSVFPPYGGPGFGRTATHRLYSEEALQGTIRITVAEPFAHRANVARDVQMGLGLPILLVIPAAFVAVVLTARRSTRPLRAFREQLETRSEKDLGAVTANDLPSEVTPLAVTLNALFARLRTAFEAERSLAANTAHELRTPLAGAIAQAQRIQKETAEPHTAQRGADIEVTLKRLTARAERLMQFARAEGGRLRLDQVSDLRAAVRAVVDDMRRSVPQDRIFLHMPETAVMSDIDPNATGILCRNLVENALHYGSQASPVEVTLDPDGLLTVSNDGPVVPPEMLTKLVDRFERAGTSTAGSGIGLSIVSTIADRMGSLLALRSPRPGTQSGFEASVKLATAKDVEPKA; encoded by the coding sequence ATGAGGCGCCCCAGAAGCCTCCAGGGCAGGCTCCTTCTGTCGCTCGGGACGGTGCTGCTCGTGATCTGGATCGGGGCGGCATGGGCGACCGCGCTCCTGCTGCGGCACGAAATCGCGGAGGTCTTCGATTCGTCCCTCCAGGAGACGGCGCAACGGCTGCTTCCACTCGCGGTCCAGGACATCGTCGGTCGCGAGGACGGGGACGTCGCCAGCCAGCGTCTTGGGGCAATCCGCAGCCACAACGAACTTTTGACCTACGTGGTCCGCGACGACAAGGGCCAGATACTGCTCCAGTCCCACGTCGCCGATCTATCCGTCTTCCCGCCTTACGGTGGACCCGGTTTCGGCCGGACCGCGACGCACCGCCTGTACAGCGAGGAGGCCCTGCAGGGAACGATCCGCATCACGGTGGCGGAGCCGTTCGCCCACCGGGCCAATGTAGCGAGGGATGTCCAGATGGGTCTTGGCCTGCCGATTCTTCTGGTAATCCCGGCAGCCTTTGTCGCCGTCGTGCTTACGGCGCGCAGGAGCACGAGACCGCTGCGGGCGTTCCGGGAGCAGCTCGAAACCCGAAGCGAGAAGGATCTTGGTGCCGTCACCGCCAACGACCTGCCCAGCGAGGTCACTCCGCTGGCCGTTACCTTGAACGCTCTGTTCGCAAGGCTCAGGACCGCCTTCGAAGCGGAACGCAGCCTCGCCGCCAACACCGCCCACGAACTCAGGACTCCGCTCGCTGGCGCGATCGCCCAGGCCCAGCGCATCCAGAAGGAGACCGCCGAGCCGCATACCGCGCAGCGTGGAGCCGACATTGAGGTGACCCTCAAGCGGCTGACGGCGCGCGCCGAGCGGCTCATGCAATTCGCCCGGGCAGAAGGCGGCCGGCTTCGCTTGGACCAGGTGTCGGACTTGCGCGCGGCCGTGCGCGCTGTAGTCGACGATATGCGAAGGAGCGTGCCGCAGGACAGGATATTCCTGCACATGCCCGAAACTGCCGTGATGTCCGACATCGATCCCAATGCCACCGGGATCCTGTGCCGCAACCTCGTCGAGAATGCGTTGCACTACGGTAGCCAGGCATCGCCAGTCGAAGTGACCCTTGACCCCGATGGACTGCTGACAGTGTCAAATGACGGCCCCGTTGTACCGCCCGAGATGCTGACGAAACTGGTGGACCGTTTCGAGCGGGCCGGAACCTCGACTGCAGGCAGTGGAATCGGCTTGTCGATCGTTTCGACGATTGCCGACCGCATGGGCAGCTTGCTTGCGCTCAGGTCGCCGAGGCCCGGCACGCAATCGGGTTTCGAAGCCAGCGTCAAGCTCGCAACCGCGAAAGACGTTGAACCGAAAGCATGA
- a CDS encoding response regulator transcription factor: MRILLIEDDSVLGAAVRDQIVGDGHSVDWVMRIDAAGDAMASAAYDLILLDLMLPDGRGIVFLRALRAAGDVTPVIILTALDQVLDRIEGLTAGADDYLVKPFDLDELSARIGSVARRYSGNPNPIIRHGSLDIDIARRNVRRDGKPVQLTAREWALLEAFLARPGQLLSKAQLEEKLYDFDAEVESNTIEVHVSRLRKKLGADLIETERGLGYRLAQP; encoded by the coding sequence ATGCGAATCCTGCTAATAGAAGACGACAGCGTGCTGGGCGCGGCCGTTCGCGACCAGATCGTCGGCGATGGCCACTCGGTCGACTGGGTCATGCGGATCGACGCGGCTGGTGACGCTATGGCGAGTGCAGCCTACGACCTGATCCTGCTCGACCTGATGCTGCCCGACGGCAGGGGTATCGTGTTCCTGCGTGCCTTGCGCGCTGCAGGAGATGTTACGCCTGTTATCATCCTGACGGCGCTCGATCAGGTGTTGGACCGGATCGAAGGGCTGACCGCCGGGGCAGACGACTACCTGGTCAAGCCGTTCGACCTCGACGAGCTGTCGGCGCGCATCGGCTCGGTCGCGCGCCGATATTCAGGAAATCCCAACCCCATCATCCGGCATGGTTCGCTCGACATCGACATCGCCCGCCGGAACGTTCGCCGGGACGGCAAGCCGGTGCAGCTCACGGCTCGCGAATGGGCGTTGCTGGAGGCGTTCCTGGCCCGGCCGGGCCAGTTGCTCTCCAAGGCGCAGCTCGAGGAAAAGCTTTACGACTTCGATGCCGAGGTGGAGAGCAATACGATCGAGGTTCACGTCAGCAGGCTACGCAAGAAGCTTGGCGCTGACCTGATCGAGACCGAACGAGGCCTCGGCTACCGGCTGGCCCAGCCATGA
- a CDS encoding DUF2271 domain-containing protein has protein sequence MRTILAALALTTALTLPGIAMARPVTLTTTLKDYGGDGAYLAIYVTDPKGAYAGSLWMAGTKSKYYEHLSDWYRATGGNAAEIDGITGASVGAGRQLEITLDLADTLFDAGYTIHVDAAVEDMRDSPNEVAVPLTTQGAGQSVQGRRYIANFSYGM, from the coding sequence ATGAGAACCATCTTGGCCGCCCTCGCGCTGACCACGGCACTGACGCTTCCCGGCATCGCCATGGCGCGGCCGGTGACCTTGACCACGACATTGAAGGATTATGGCGGCGACGGGGCTTATCTCGCTATCTACGTCACCGACCCGAAGGGGGCCTATGCCGGCAGCCTCTGGATGGCCGGAACCAAGTCCAAGTACTATGAGCACCTGTCCGACTGGTACCGTGCGACTGGCGGCAACGCGGCCGAGATCGACGGCATCACCGGGGCGAGCGTAGGCGCTGGTCGCCAGTTGGAGATCACCCTCGACCTTGCCGACACGCTCTTCGACGCGGGCTATACCATCCACGTCGACGCAGCCGTCGAGGACATGCGCGACAGCCCCAACGAGGTCGCAGTGCCGCTGACCACGCAGGGGGCGGGGCAGTCGGTTCAGGGCCGCCGCTACATTGCGAACTTCAGTTACGGCATGTGA